One Sulfolobus sp. S-194 DNA segment encodes these proteins:
- a CDS encoding SIS domain-containing protein, which produces MDYIKLLEEELNTNYQVDAHIQLDEAYIVGAGDSYASGLVIEGKSKKKITVLDPYEALEVNITKPTVIVSVSGKTRYNTILAKKLKSKGVKVIGITANSESPLAKEVNDVVILPYQPKAKLPGFLSFLMSLSALYSMFRFEEDRERVNKVINLDNNPFFIGKSENYGVAYFSSLKMAEVFGIPSNYERLELFVHSPIFSSRNRNIIILSSGGERENKLYKMIDFTMAEETGCVGAFCNIRVILSSIIYKMKRDNWNRIYFLEDEKILNISSEMIY; this is translated from the coding sequence ATGGACTATATCAAGTTACTCGAGGAGGAATTAAATACTAACTATCAAGTAGATGCTCATATTCAACTAGATGAGGCTTATATAGTAGGGGCTGGAGATTCCTATGCTAGCGGTTTAGTCATAGAAGGGAAAAGCAAGAAGAAAATAACAGTTTTAGACCCTTATGAGGCATTAGAAGTTAATATCACCAAACCAACTGTTATTGTATCTGTTTCTGGAAAAACAAGGTATAATACAATTCTAGCTAAAAAGTTAAAAAGTAAGGGTGTTAAGGTTATTGGAATTACAGCAAATTCAGAATCGCCACTTGCTAAAGAAGTTAATGACGTCGTTATACTACCTTATCAGCCCAAAGCTAAACTTCCAGGTTTTTTATCCTTCTTAATGTCATTATCAGCTCTTTATTCTATGTTTAGATTTGAAGAAGATAGAGAGAGAGTAAATAAAGTTATTAACCTAGATAATAACCCCTTCTTTATAGGTAAATCGGAAAATTACGGTGTGGCTTATTTCAGTAGTTTAAAAATGGCTGAAGTTTTTGGTATACCATCTAATTACGAAAGACTAGAATTATTTGTTCATTCTCCTATATTTTCCTCGAGGAATAGAAATATAATAATATTATCTTCTGGTGGCGAGAGAGAAAATAAACTATATAAAATGATTGATTTTACAATGGCAGAAGAAACTGGATGCGTAGGTGCGTTTTGTAACATTAGAGTTATTTTATCATCAATAATTTATAAAATGAAAAGAGATAATTGGAATAGAATTTATTTCCTTGAAGATGAAAAGATCCTAAATATTAGTTCTGAGATGATATATTGA
- a CDS encoding SRPBCC domain-containing protein — protein sequence MKLQGKIKINDIKKAEIFISSYYNLLRCVPGIEDIEENRFVAKSRVGFLTIETDGEVKAFNKGDNWSETVIEILGAGVKATVRSLVRIQNHELIYDVDYEVDVQIPALKNFVEKHVSQLTKQILECTAQAVS from the coding sequence ATGAAATTACAAGGAAAAATAAAAATAAATGATATAAAGAAAGCTGAAATTTTTATTTCTAGTTATTACAATTTATTGCGTTGTGTTCCAGGTATTGAAGACATAGAGGAAAATAGATTTGTAGCAAAAAGCAGAGTAGGGTTCTTAACTATTGAAACTGATGGCGAAGTCAAAGCTTTTAACAAAGGGGATAATTGGTCTGAAACTGTAATAGAAATTTTAGGTGCTGGAGTGAAAGCTACAGTAAGAAGTTTAGTTAGAATTCAGAATCATGAATTAATTTATGATGTTGATTACGAAGTTGATGTTCAAATTCCTGCATTAAAAAACTTTGTTGAAAAACATGTCTCACAATTAACTAAACAAATTTTAGAGTGTACTGCACAAGCAGTAAGCTAA
- a CDS encoding GTP-binding protein, with product MNYPRESEDGKIEYKLILTSKDETRLQELASQMKYRLEEGGGEAFYIIGVSDNGEVLGLTENELNKSLEILSKISSIINAKIVHVRKVEAKKGKYIAEVLVRIHRDKIPVQVNIAIMGHVNAGKSTLTGALIFGKLDDGNGTLRAMVAKHVHEVISGRTSSITLRVLGFKDNGDVVNWNLRDPLDEADVTLNSSKIIRLVDLGGHERYLRTTLKGLLGYEIDYVMLVVGADDGLSAMGKEHLAVASILHFPIFIVITKIDKYPKERINEIITDIRNVLKIPGINRLVIEVESEEDLLNAILAMRTGRVVPIFKVSNVTGEGLSLLVKFLNMLPPKNKVEKVSISQPPLVYIDEIYNVTGVGTVILGSVIRGSVNTNEIYYVGPTKFGEFKPVKVKSIQLNRIFVDSVYSGSIATFAIQGVEKDALRKGMVLVKNDPKAHRKFKAKVIVLHHPTTIREGYVATLHLYTIRQAVKFEKITKKYLRTGDSSEVVLSFLYRPEYIEKDQIFVFREGRTRGLGIITELLD from the coding sequence GAAGCTTTCTATATAATTGGTGTGAGTGATAATGGTGAAGTATTAGGATTAACAGAGAATGAGTTAAACAAAAGCTTAGAGATTCTTTCAAAAATATCATCTATCATTAATGCAAAGATAGTTCATGTAAGGAAAGTTGAAGCAAAAAAAGGAAAATATATTGCTGAAGTTTTAGTTAGGATTCACAGAGACAAAATACCAGTACAAGTAAATATTGCAATCATGGGTCATGTAAATGCTGGGAAGAGCACTTTAACTGGGGCTCTTATCTTTGGAAAATTAGACGATGGCAATGGTACTTTGAGAGCAATGGTAGCTAAACATGTGCATGAGGTAATATCGGGTAGAACTTCTTCTATAACTCTAAGGGTCCTTGGCTTTAAAGATAATGGAGATGTAGTAAATTGGAACTTACGAGATCCATTAGACGAAGCAGATGTAACACTAAATAGTTCTAAAATTATACGTTTAGTAGATTTAGGTGGTCATGAGAGATATCTAAGAACTACGCTTAAAGGTTTGTTGGGTTACGAGATCGATTATGTTATGCTCGTTGTAGGAGCTGATGACGGCTTATCAGCTATGGGGAAGGAACATTTAGCAGTAGCATCTATATTGCATTTTCCAATTTTTATTGTTATAACTAAAATTGACAAATATCCAAAAGAAAGAATTAATGAGATAATAACCGATATAAGAAATGTTCTGAAAATCCCTGGAATAAATAGGCTTGTAATCGAGGTAGAGAGCGAAGAAGACTTGCTAAATGCAATTCTTGCTATGAGAACTGGAAGAGTAGTTCCAATATTTAAAGTCTCTAATGTAACCGGAGAAGGACTATCTCTACTCGTAAAGTTTCTAAATATGCTACCTCCTAAAAATAAAGTAGAAAAAGTAAGTATTTCACAGCCTCCCTTAGTTTATATTGATGAAATATATAACGTAACTGGTGTTGGAACCGTTATTTTGGGCTCTGTTATACGCGGAAGCGTAAATACAAATGAGATTTATTATGTTGGCCCTACCAAGTTTGGTGAATTTAAGCCAGTCAAAGTAAAGTCTATACAGCTAAATAGAATTTTTGTTGATAGTGTTTATTCTGGCAGTATTGCAACTTTTGCGATCCAAGGAGTTGAAAAAGATGCGTTAAGAAAGGGCATGGTCCTAGTCAAAAATGATCCTAAAGCTCATAGGAAATTTAAGGCAAAGGTAATAGTACTTCATCATCCAACAACAATAAGAGAAGGTTACGTAGCAACATTACATCTTTACACTATAAGACAAGCAGTAAAATTTGAAAAAATAACTAAAAAATATTTACGTACTGGTGACTCCTCAGAAGTTGTTCTATCTTTTCTTTATAGACCGGAATACATAGAGAAAGATCAAATATTCGTATTTAGAGAAGGAAGGACAAGAGGTTTAGGTATAATAACTGAATTACTGGATTAG
- a CDS encoding YHS domain-containing protein, with translation MKIKDPVCGMDVEDSTPYKFAYKGKTYYFCSPMCMAEFKKRPEKYIK, from the coding sequence ATGAAAATTAAAGACCCTGTCTGTGGAATGGATGTAGAAGATTCCACTCCTTATAAGTTTGCCTATAAGGGAAAAACCTATTATTTTTGTAGCCCCATGTGCATGGCTGAATTCAAAAAGAGACCAGAAAAATATATTAAATAA
- a CDS encoding CoxG family protein, with the protein MKFEGEVQVPISSQELWEYVTNPEKIASCFPGLKSLSKEGDEYKVVGSTGIGFIKGDYKASVKFVQVDKENKIVTLVAKGNGLNSNVDINALINVIDNPTRLKYSADVKVSGILASIGARLMDSAVNKILNDLFECIKTKASNK; encoded by the coding sequence ATGAAATTTGAAGGGGAAGTTCAAGTTCCTATCTCTTCCCAAGAATTATGGGAATATGTTACAAACCCAGAAAAAATAGCATCTTGTTTTCCTGGTTTGAAAAGTTTAAGCAAAGAAGGAGATGAATACAAAGTCGTAGGCTCTACTGGTATCGGGTTTATAAAAGGAGATTATAAAGCCTCCGTTAAATTCGTCCAAGTAGATAAAGAAAATAAAATAGTTACTTTAGTGGCGAAAGGTAACGGATTAAATAGTAATGTAGATATAAATGCTTTAATTAACGTAATAGATAACCCTACTAGGCTTAAGTATTCTGCTGATGTAAAAGTAAGCGGTATATTAGCGTCAATAGGAGCTAGGTTAATGGATTCAGCCGTTAATAAAATTTTAAACGATTTATTTGAATGTATTAAGACAAAGGCGAGTAATAAATGA
- the cutC gene encoding glyceraldehyde dehydrogenase subunit gamma — translation MKIINSDQKVKITLKINGEKHETEVEPRRLLVHVLRELGFTGVHIGCDTSNCGACTVIMNGKSVKSCTVLAVEADGAEILTVEGLAKDGKLHPIQEAFWENHALQCGYCTPGMIMEAYWLLREKPNPTEEEIREGISGNLCRCTGYQNIVKAIKAAAEKLNQTPYQHQ, via the coding sequence ATGAAAATAATCAACAGTGATCAAAAAGTAAAAATTACATTAAAGATAAATGGCGAAAAGCATGAGACTGAAGTTGAACCTAGAAGATTATTAGTTCATGTACTTAGAGAACTAGGATTTACTGGAGTACACATTGGTTGTGATACTTCAAACTGTGGTGCTTGTACGGTAATTATGAACGGAAAATCAGTAAAATCATGCACAGTACTTGCAGTAGAAGCAGATGGTGCAGAAATACTTACAGTTGAAGGATTAGCTAAAGATGGAAAGCTTCACCCAATACAAGAAGCCTTCTGGGAAAATCATGCATTACAATGTGGATATTGCACTCCTGGTATGATAATGGAAGCTTATTGGCTACTTAGGGAAAAACCTAATCCAACAGAGGAAGAAATAAGAGAAGGAATATCTGGGAACCTATGTAGATGCACTGGATATCAAAATATTGTAAAAGCTATTAAGGCTGCTGCAGAGAAGTTAAATCAGACTCCGTATCAACATCAGTAA
- the cobA gene encoding uroporphyrinogen-III C-methyltransferase encodes MMGKVFIVGAGPGDPELITLKAYNLIKKANVIIYDRLVPKTLLENITAELIYVGKEVGDSKLQDYINELLVEKAKTNSIVVRLKGGDPYVFGRGEEECIYVLSHGIECEVVPGVSSAIAVPAYAGIPVTSRLTNSSSFTVITGTRADNKIIDVSYIPREGTLIILMGIHVIEQLEKVLLSVRDYDEYVAIIENGTTEKQRVITGRLKELSKLVIEHEIRSPAIIVVGDVVKLREKLWKLT; translated from the coding sequence TTGATGGGAAAGGTTTTTATTGTAGGTGCAGGTCCAGGAGATCCTGAACTAATTACACTTAAGGCTTATAACTTGATAAAAAAGGCTAACGTAATTATTTATGATAGATTAGTTCCAAAGACTCTGTTAGAAAATATAACAGCAGAACTTATATATGTAGGAAAAGAAGTAGGGGACTCAAAACTTCAAGATTATATAAATGAACTATTAGTAGAAAAAGCAAAGACAAATAGCATAGTTGTAAGATTAAAGGGGGGCGATCCTTATGTCTTTGGAAGAGGAGAAGAAGAATGTATTTACGTATTATCTCATGGAATCGAATGCGAAGTAGTTCCAGGAGTAAGTAGTGCTATTGCAGTCCCGGCCTATGCTGGCATTCCGGTTACAAGTAGATTAACAAACTCTTCTAGCTTTACAGTAATTACAGGAACTAGGGCAGACAACAAAATTATTGATGTAAGTTATATTCCAAGAGAAGGAACTCTAATAATTCTGATGGGGATTCACGTAATAGAGCAACTAGAGAAAGTTTTACTATCAGTAAGAGATTATGATGAATATGTAGCTATCATAGAGAATGGTACGACTGAAAAACAAAGAGTTATAACGGGGAGACTAAAAGAATTATCCAAACTAGTAATAGAACATGAAATAAGATCTCCCGCAATAATTGTTGTTGGAGATGTTGTGAAATTAAGAGAGAAACTTTGGAAGTTAACTTAA
- a CDS encoding nucleotidyltransferase family protein, with protein MRIGAIVLAAGEAKRFGKNKLIQNFMGKPIIIRVIESVNFLDRVIIVGKYIEELIPLLKNEIVIYNPKWMLGISESIKLGVRFFQDYDGVLIVLGDMPLLTSETIRKIIANFKENCSAIVPVYNNIRGNPVLISRKLYAEVFSLSGDIGAREILKKRNDLCFVECGKEVVTDVDTESDLTSLQQP; from the coding sequence ATGAGAATTGGTGCTATTGTACTAGCTGCGGGTGAAGCTAAGCGATTTGGCAAAAATAAACTTATTCAGAATTTTATGGGAAAACCGATAATAATAAGAGTTATAGAGTCAGTCAATTTTTTAGACAGAGTAATAATTGTTGGTAAATATATAGAAGAGTTGATACCACTTCTAAAGAATGAAATAGTTATTTATAATCCTAAATGGATGTTAGGTATAAGCGAATCAATTAAGCTTGGGGTTAGGTTTTTCCAAGATTATGATGGCGTCTTAATAGTCCTAGGAGATATGCCCCTACTAACTTCAGAGACTATAAGAAAAATCATTGCTAATTTCAAGGAAAATTGTTCGGCTATTGTTCCAGTGTATAATAATATTAGAGGAAATCCTGTTCTAATTTCAAGAAAATTATACGCTGAAGTTTTTTCATTATCTGGAGATATAGGAGCAAGAGAAATATTGAAAAAGAGAAATGATTTGTGTTTCGTTGAATGCGGAAAAGAAGTTGTTACTGATGTTGATACGGAGTCTGATTTAACTTCTCTGCAGCAGCCTTAA
- the cutB gene encoding glyceraldehyde dehydrogenase subunit beta, protein MYPPKFGYVIPDNLNEALEFLEEHQDARPLAGGHSLIPMLKLRLIRPSYIVEIRRLYNLSYIIKDGNLYKIGALTTHYNISKSSIPLLSETASNIGDPQVRNMGTIGGSISHLDPSADYPAALIAMDAKVKITSRKGERLVDFKSFAKDMFTPDLNPGELVTEIQVPTFEGYKFSYQKLERRAGDFAIVGVALLIKLSGDVVEDVRIGLTAVNNVAVRAKGAEEELLGKKLNEEIIEKASTRAMESANPTSDLRGSAEYKKKMVKVLTKRAILTALKR, encoded by the coding sequence GTGTATCCGCCAAAGTTTGGATATGTTATTCCAGATAATTTAAATGAAGCTTTAGAGTTCTTAGAAGAACATCAAGACGCTAGACCATTAGCTGGTGGTCATAGTTTAATACCAATGCTAAAATTGAGATTAATAAGACCTTCGTACATAGTAGAAATTAGAAGACTCTATAATTTAAGCTATATTATTAAAGATGGAAACTTGTATAAAATCGGAGCACTGACTACGCATTATAACATCTCGAAATCATCGATACCTCTACTGAGTGAAACAGCTAGTAACATTGGGGATCCACAAGTAAGAAATATGGGAACAATAGGAGGTAGTATTTCTCATTTAGATCCTTCTGCAGATTACCCAGCAGCTCTCATTGCAATGGACGCAAAAGTAAAAATTACAAGCAGAAAAGGAGAGAGACTGGTTGACTTTAAATCATTTGCAAAGGACATGTTCACTCCAGATTTAAATCCAGGTGAACTTGTTACTGAAATTCAAGTTCCAACATTTGAAGGCTATAAATTCTCTTATCAAAAACTAGAAAGAAGAGCCGGTGATTTTGCTATAGTTGGCGTAGCATTACTTATAAAATTATCTGGTGATGTAGTTGAAGATGTTAGAATTGGATTAACGGCAGTAAATAATGTAGCTGTTAGAGCAAAAGGTGCTGAAGAAGAGTTACTTGGTAAAAAGTTAAATGAGGAGATAATTGAAAAAGCGTCAACAAGAGCTATGGAGAGTGCTAATCCCACTTCAGATTTAAGAGGTTCTGCTGAATACAAGAAAAAAATGGTAAAAGTTTTAACCAAAAGAGCTATTCTTACAGCACTAAAGAGGTGA